The following are encoded together in the Xanthomonas sacchari genome:
- a CDS encoding aspartate aminotransferase family protein yields MLADEAQYCSYGDTVHYSEPPRIFGRCDGSYLYDTEEVPYLDLQMWYSAVNFGYANPRLNQALTRQIETLPQVASQYLHPTKIELAKTIAVDAERKWGRKGRVHFNVGGAQSVEDSLKLVRNASAGKSLVFAFEGGYHGRTLGASAITSSYRYRRRFGHFDRAQFIEFPYHFRGPKGMSKEEYGEQCVAKFERLFETEYNGVWDPKAGQCEYAAFYVEPIQGTGGYVIPPPNFFTGLKRVLDKYGILMVVDEIQMGFFRTGKLWAIEHFGVTPDVLVFGKALTNGLNPLAGIWAREELINPTVFPPGSTHSTFASNPLGTAVGLETMRMLAETDYESMVMAKGAHFLDGLRDLQKRHPEIGDVDGLGLALRAEICQADGFTPNRKLLDTMVDMGLEGELRHNGKRIGLILDVGGYYKNVITLAPSLHISHEEIDLGLSLLDQLLTRAKQVA; encoded by the coding sequence ATGCTGGCCGACGAGGCCCAGTACTGCTCCTACGGCGACACCGTGCACTACAGCGAGCCGCCGCGCATCTTCGGCCGCTGCGACGGCAGCTACCTGTACGACACCGAGGAAGTGCCGTACCTGGACCTGCAGATGTGGTACTCGGCGGTCAACTTCGGCTACGCCAATCCGCGCCTGAACCAGGCGCTGACCCGCCAGATCGAGACCCTGCCGCAGGTCGCCAGCCAGTACCTGCACCCGACCAAGATCGAGCTGGCCAAGACCATCGCGGTCGACGCCGAGCGCAAGTGGGGCCGCAAGGGCCGCGTGCACTTCAACGTCGGCGGCGCGCAGTCGGTGGAAGACTCGCTGAAGCTGGTGCGCAACGCCAGCGCCGGCAAGAGCCTGGTGTTCGCCTTCGAAGGCGGCTACCACGGCCGTACCCTCGGTGCTTCGGCGATCACTTCGTCGTACCGCTACCGCCGCCGCTTCGGTCATTTCGACCGCGCCCAGTTCATCGAATTCCCGTACCACTTCCGCGGCCCCAAGGGCATGTCCAAGGAAGAGTACGGCGAGCAGTGCGTGGCCAAGTTCGAGCGCCTGTTCGAGACCGAGTACAACGGCGTGTGGGATCCCAAGGCCGGGCAGTGCGAGTACGCGGCGTTCTACGTCGAGCCGATCCAGGGCACCGGCGGCTACGTGATTCCGCCGCCGAACTTCTTCACCGGCCTGAAGCGGGTGCTGGACAAGTACGGCATCCTGATGGTGGTGGACGAAATCCAGATGGGCTTCTTCCGCACCGGCAAGCTGTGGGCGATCGAGCATTTCGGCGTGACCCCGGACGTGCTGGTGTTCGGCAAGGCGCTGACCAACGGCCTCAATCCGCTGGCCGGCATCTGGGCGCGCGAGGAGCTGATCAACCCGACCGTGTTCCCGCCGGGTTCGACCCACTCCACCTTCGCCTCCAACCCGCTGGGCACCGCGGTCGGCCTGGAAACCATGCGCATGCTGGCCGAGACCGACTACGAGTCGATGGTCATGGCCAAGGGCGCGCACTTCCTGGACGGCCTGCGCGACCTGCAGAAGCGTCACCCGGAAATCGGCGACGTCGACGGCCTGGGCCTGGCCCTGCGTGCGGAAATCTGCCAGGCGGACGGCTTCACGCCGAACCGCAAGCTGCTCGACACCATGGTCGACATGGGCCTGGAAGGCGAGCTGCGCCACAACGGCAAGCGCATCGGCCTGATCCTGGACGTGGGCGGTTACTACAAGAACGTGATCACGCTGGCGCCGTCGCTGCACATCAGCCACGAAGAGATCGACCTGGGCCTGTCCTTGCTGGACCAGTTGCTGACCCGCGCCAAGCAGGTCGCATGA
- a CDS encoding acyl carrier protein, giving the protein MTPSIESQIHSIVAKHGEIDPARLTPDAKLQDLGVDSLEAIEILFDIEEHFDITFPQRDPNLDDGSLGKLVQAVEDALAAKAAAGAAQPAH; this is encoded by the coding sequence ATGACCCCGTCCATCGAGTCGCAAATCCACAGCATCGTCGCCAAGCATGGCGAGATCGACCCGGCGCGCCTGACCCCCGATGCCAAGCTGCAAGACCTGGGCGTGGATTCGCTCGAGGCCATCGAAATCCTGTTCGACATCGAAGAACACTTCGACATCACCTTCCCGCAGCGCGACCCGAACCTGGACGACGGTTCGCTCGGCAAGCTGGTGCAGGCGGTCGAGGACGCGCTGGCGGCCAAGGCGGCGGCCGGCGCGGCGCAACCGGCGCACTGA
- a CDS encoding MtnX-like HAD-IB family phosphatase, with protein MRAQWNILCDFDGTVSLQDVTDSLLEHLGRPGWQALEDDWVAGRIGARECMSKQVALLDGDVEALHRVLDGVRIDPAFVRFVALAERLGIPLSIVSDGLDYGIARILARHGLHHLPIIANRLLRTDAGEWRMASPHARPDCPSGTCKCAVMAQQPPERATLLIGDGRSDFCLAGKADLVFAKDGLLRHCRANGIAHCAITGFDDAIALLPDLAVPATTTVSFPLPVTQRA; from the coding sequence TTGCGCGCCCAATGGAACATCCTTTGCGATTTTGACGGTACCGTGTCCCTGCAGGACGTGACCGACAGCCTGCTCGAGCACCTCGGGCGCCCCGGTTGGCAGGCGCTGGAAGACGACTGGGTCGCCGGTCGGATCGGCGCCCGCGAGTGCATGAGCAAGCAGGTCGCGCTGCTCGACGGCGACGTCGAGGCGCTGCACCGGGTGCTCGATGGCGTGCGGATCGATCCGGCCTTCGTGCGCTTCGTGGCGCTGGCCGAGCGCCTGGGCATCCCGCTGAGCATCGTCAGCGACGGGCTGGACTACGGCATCGCCCGCATCCTCGCCCGCCACGGCCTGCACCATCTGCCGATCATCGCCAACCGCCTGCTGCGCACCGATGCCGGCGAATGGCGCATGGCCTCGCCGCATGCGCGCCCGGACTGCCCCAGCGGCACCTGCAAGTGCGCGGTGATGGCGCAACAGCCGCCCGAGCGCGCCACCTTGCTGATCGGCGACGGCCGCTCCGATTTCTGCCTGGCCGGCAAGGCCGACCTGGTGTTCGCCAAGGACGGGCTGCTGCGCCATTGCCGCGCCAACGGGATCGCCCATTGCGCGATCACCGGTTTCGACGACGCCATCGCCCTGCTGCCCGACCTGGCGGTGCCGGCGACCACCACCGTGTCCTTCCCGCTTCCCGTCACCCAACGAGCCTGA
- a CDS encoding LamG-like jellyroll fold domain-containing protein — protein MQYSNDDDDAILQRRRTFLLGTAGALALGITARAVGASPTSAGLRHVGGADALATAASGVSGIVHPGLLVTEADMQRIRDKLAANAEPWVGGWNMMLKTNDTNLDATPRPLALVTRGVEGENYWQMVGDMVRTLHLALRWKISNDERYAKKAIEFLNAWSSTLTELGGNSNLYLASGLYGNQWANAAELMRTYSGWAEQDLARFQAMLLNVFYPKCHDFLVNHNGTEIRKVTHYWANWDLANICSIYAIGVFCDRADLMAEASGYYKTGRGNGASANNVYYLHPGYLGQWQESHRDQGHSTLGISLAGMLCEMAWNQGEDLFGHWNNRLLAGAEYVAKTNLTDTSGNALFTLPFAPYNGVFGLGTATAGTNQLRPNWELICNHYVNRKGLAAPWSEAMRDMIRPERVDGGDQPGIGTLLYARDPVAPAAPSGLSAFLSSGKVQLSWWGSAGASLYVVQRAASPNGPFAAIARVADPCTYTDVPAQGTWYYRIVALTKDAGPMLGAETARVAVPGELWLHLPLNGDVNDTSGRGQHGRLQGGTSWGAGRNGGSALQFDGRSGHVLLPDGAVSALGDVTVAVWVYLDASVVNARIFDFGSNDVAYMALLTRDGSGKLRFSSSRNQFWNEESVTADALPTGRWVHVAAALSGKVGTLYVDGKPVATADGIWINPFQLGETTQTWLGRSQYGGDPYFKGRMQDLRIYSGAQDAGFIAGLAR, from the coding sequence ATGCAATATTCGAACGACGATGACGACGCCATCCTGCAGCGCCGCCGCACCTTTCTTCTCGGGACTGCAGGCGCGCTGGCACTGGGAATCACCGCACGTGCCGTAGGCGCTTCGCCGACGTCTGCCGGGCTGCGTCACGTCGGCGGCGCCGATGCGCTGGCCACCGCTGCGTCCGGGGTGTCCGGTATCGTGCATCCCGGCCTGTTGGTCACCGAGGCCGACATGCAGCGCATCCGCGACAAGTTGGCTGCCAACGCCGAGCCGTGGGTGGGCGGTTGGAACATGATGCTCAAGACCAACGACACCAACCTCGATGCGACGCCGCGTCCTTTGGCGTTGGTGACGCGCGGCGTGGAGGGCGAGAACTATTGGCAGATGGTCGGCGACATGGTGCGCACGCTGCACCTGGCCTTGCGCTGGAAGATCAGCAACGACGAGCGCTATGCGAAGAAGGCCATCGAGTTCCTCAATGCCTGGTCGTCGACCTTGACCGAACTGGGCGGCAACTCGAACCTCTATCTTGCCTCGGGCCTCTACGGCAACCAGTGGGCCAACGCCGCCGAGCTGATGCGGACGTACTCCGGTTGGGCGGAGCAAGACCTGGCACGCTTCCAGGCCATGCTGCTCAACGTGTTCTACCCGAAGTGCCACGACTTCCTGGTCAACCACAACGGCACGGAGATCAGAAAGGTCACGCACTATTGGGCCAACTGGGACCTGGCCAACATCTGCTCCATCTATGCGATCGGCGTGTTCTGCGACCGCGCCGACCTGATGGCCGAAGCGAGCGGCTACTACAAGACGGGCCGCGGCAACGGCGCGAGCGCCAACAACGTCTACTACCTGCATCCTGGGTATCTGGGGCAGTGGCAGGAGAGCCATCGCGATCAGGGTCACTCGACCCTCGGCATCTCGCTGGCCGGCATGTTGTGCGAGATGGCCTGGAATCAGGGCGAGGATCTGTTCGGTCATTGGAACAACCGGTTGTTGGCCGGTGCGGAATACGTGGCCAAGACCAATCTGACCGATACCAGCGGCAATGCGCTGTTCACGCTGCCGTTCGCGCCCTACAACGGGGTGTTCGGGCTTGGCACCGCGACGGCGGGCACCAATCAACTGCGGCCCAACTGGGAACTCATCTGCAACCACTATGTGAACCGCAAGGGACTCGCGGCTCCCTGGAGCGAGGCGATGCGCGACATGATCCGGCCCGAGCGCGTCGATGGTGGCGATCAGCCGGGCATCGGCACCTTGCTCTATGCGCGCGATCCGGTCGCGCCGGCCGCACCCAGCGGCCTTAGCGCTTTCCTGAGCAGCGGAAAGGTGCAACTGTCGTGGTGGGGCAGTGCAGGCGCTTCGCTGTACGTGGTGCAGCGTGCCGCGTCGCCCAACGGCCCGTTCGCGGCGATCGCGCGCGTCGCCGATCCGTGTACCTACACCGACGTTCCCGCGCAGGGCACCTGGTACTACCGCATCGTTGCACTGACCAAGGACGCCGGGCCGATGCTCGGTGCGGAGACTGCGCGCGTGGCGGTTCCCGGCGAGCTGTGGTTGCACCTGCCGCTCAACGGCGATGTCAACGACACCAGCGGCCGCGGGCAGCATGGACGCTTGCAGGGCGGCACCAGCTGGGGTGCAGGCCGTAATGGCGGCAGCGCCTTGCAGTTCGACGGCCGTAGCGGTCATGTGCTGCTGCCCGACGGTGCGGTGTCGGCATTGGGCGATGTCACGGTGGCGGTGTGGGTGTACTTGGATGCGTCGGTGGTCAACGCGCGCATCTTCGACTTCGGCTCCAACGACGTGGCGTACATGGCGCTGCTCACACGCGACGGCAGCGGCAAGTTGCGCTTTTCGAGTTCCCGCAATCAGTTCTGGAACGAAGAGTCGGTCACGGCCGATGCGTTGCCTACCGGACGCTGGGTGCATGTGGCGGCCGCACTCTCGGGGAAGGTGGGCACGCTTTACGTGGACGGCAAACCGGTCGCCACCGCAGACGGGATCTGGATCAATCCCTTCCAGTTGGGCGAGACCACGCAGACCTGGCTGGGCCGCTCCCAGTACGGCGGCGATCCCTACTTCAAGGGCCGCATGCAGGATCTGCGCATCTATAGCGGCGCGCAGGACGCGGGCTTCATCGCAGGCCTGGCCCGCTAA
- a CDS encoding TetR/AcrR family transcriptional regulator, producing the protein MQDTRDLLLRAGMEVLTSQGYAATGIDAVLSRVKVPKGSFYHYFSSKNAFGLAVLEAYDAYFLRKLDRHLQADEVPALQRLRHFVEDAQEGMERFDFQRGCLVGNLAQEVTTLPGDFRARLDAVLLGWQQRVADCLRSAQAEGVLAAHADADALAAYFWIGWEGAVLRARLACSVAPMQVFAQGYFAGLPR; encoded by the coding sequence TTGCAGGACACGCGCGACCTGCTGTTGCGCGCCGGTATGGAGGTGCTGACCAGCCAGGGCTATGCGGCGACCGGGATCGACGCCGTGCTGTCCCGCGTCAAGGTGCCGAAGGGGTCGTTCTATCACTACTTCAGCAGCAAGAACGCCTTCGGCCTGGCGGTGCTCGAGGCGTACGACGCCTATTTCCTGCGCAAGCTCGATCGTCATCTGCAAGCCGACGAGGTGCCAGCCTTGCAGCGTCTGCGCCACTTCGTCGAGGACGCCCAGGAGGGCATGGAACGCTTCGACTTCCAGCGCGGTTGCCTGGTCGGCAACCTGGCTCAGGAAGTGACCACGCTGCCCGGCGACTTCCGCGCGCGTCTGGATGCCGTGCTGCTGGGCTGGCAGCAGCGGGTGGCCGACTGTCTGCGTTCGGCGCAGGCGGAGGGCGTGCTGGCCGCGCATGCCGATGCCGATGCCCTTGCCGCGTACTTCTGGATTGGCTGGGAGGGCGCGGTGCTGCGCGCACGGCTGGCGTGCAGCGTCGCACCGATGCAGGTGTTCGCACAGGGCTACTTCGCCGGCCTGCCACGCTAG
- a CDS encoding DegT/DnrJ/EryC1/StrS family aminotransferase — MRIEVPPTAGLPLQWRDLWPGRPRTRLASALGLPQALLTCSGTAALIVALRTLTAASLRRQVVVSAYTCPLVALAVAHCGLQLVLCDLLPGSLELDPVQLAQRCGGDTLAIIATHLGGRLTDLAPLRRAAEGCGALLIEDAAQALGGVHADGRPAGLGGDIGFCSLAAGKGLTLYEGGLLMSRHAPLQRSLADTAARLGQRDWRWELRRSLELLGYAALYRPQPLRWAYGAPVRRALRRGDRVGAAGDRFGTAIAQHAVGAWREGVGVRASARWPAFLAQIREQGRRRSARLASIPGLSVIADTPGAQGSWPILMVLLPDAAARESVLAALWPRGLGVAVPFVHALPDYDYLDGIVERTPMPNASDFAARCLSISNSPWLDEARFETIVATLQAACATAVGPAPLDVDLVPAAAPSA; from the coding sequence ATGCGCATTGAGGTGCCGCCGACCGCCGGCCTGCCGCTGCAGTGGCGCGACCTGTGGCCGGGCCGCCCGCGCACGCGCCTGGCCAGCGCGCTCGGCCTGCCGCAGGCGCTGCTGACCTGCTCCGGCACCGCCGCGCTGATCGTGGCGCTGCGTACCCTGACAGCGGCCAGCCTGCGCCGGCAGGTCGTGGTGTCTGCCTATACCTGCCCGCTGGTGGCGCTGGCGGTGGCGCATTGCGGCCTGCAACTGGTGCTTTGCGATCTGCTGCCCGGCTCGCTGGAGCTGGACCCGGTGCAACTGGCGCAACGCTGCGGCGGCGACACCCTGGCGATCATCGCCACCCACCTCGGCGGACGCCTGACCGACCTGGCGCCGCTGCGCCGCGCAGCCGAGGGCTGCGGCGCCTTGCTGATCGAGGACGCGGCGCAGGCGCTGGGCGGCGTGCATGCCGACGGCCGCCCCGCCGGCCTGGGCGGCGACATCGGCTTCTGCAGCCTGGCCGCCGGTAAGGGGCTCACGCTGTACGAAGGCGGGCTGCTGATGTCGCGGCATGCGCCGCTGCAGCGCAGCCTGGCCGACACCGCCGCGCGCCTGGGCCAGCGCGACTGGCGCTGGGAACTGCGCCGCAGCCTGGAGCTGCTCGGCTATGCCGCGCTCTATCGGCCGCAACCGCTGCGCTGGGCGTACGGCGCACCGGTGCGGCGTGCACTGCGCCGCGGCGACCGCGTCGGTGCGGCCGGCGACCGCTTCGGCACCGCGATCGCCCAGCATGCGGTCGGCGCCTGGCGCGAAGGCGTGGGCGTGCGCGCCAGCGCGCGCTGGCCGGCATTTCTTGCCCAGATTCGCGAACAGGGCCGGCGCCGCAGCGCGCGCCTGGCCAGCATCCCCGGCCTGAGCGTGATCGCCGATACCCCGGGCGCCCAGGGCAGCTGGCCGATCCTGATGGTGCTGCTGCCCGATGCGGCCGCCCGCGAATCGGTGCTGGCCGCGCTGTGGCCGCGCGGGCTCGGCGTGGCGGTGCCGTTCGTGCATGCCCTGCCCGACTACGACTACCTGGACGGCATCGTCGAACGCACGCCGATGCCCAACGCCAGCGACTTCGCCGCGCGCTGCCTGAGCATCAGCAACAGCCCCTGGCTGGACGAGGCGCGCTTCGAGACCATCGTGGCCACGCTGCAGGCGGCCTGCGCCACCGCGGTCGGGCCGGCGCCGCTGGATGTCGACCTGGTGCCCGCCGCTGCGCCGAGCGCTTGA
- a CDS encoding beta-ketoacyl synthase, producing MGASPHARRVVITGMGAVSALGLGAEALWSAMREGRSGIAALPSPDPLSTLKMRKAATLPGFAPDATQTGGIAPGQLDRMTQMALVAAREAIAQAGLPHGDAALGARCAVVVGTGVGAELSRDEQSRRLYRDQAERLHPLTIVRSMANAPASQISIAFGLRGPAFAVSSACASANHAFAQAALMVRHGLADVAIAGGSEACLSLPLIRAWEAMRVVSDDTCRPFCAQRSGLVLGEGAGMFVLESAEHAAARGALPLAELAGFGMSSDAGDIVAPSIDGAATAMRLALKDAGLAPQQIDYINAHGTGTQANDRCETQALRQVFGTHAEALAVSSTKAVHGHALGAAGALELVAAIGALREQVVPPTANFLDADPECDLDYVPNQARARQVQAVLSNSFAFGGLNAVIALRAAG from the coding sequence ATGGGCGCCTCTCCGCACGCGCGGCGCGTCGTCATCACCGGCATGGGCGCGGTCAGCGCGCTCGGCCTGGGCGCCGAGGCCCTGTGGAGCGCGATGCGCGAGGGCCGCAGCGGCATCGCCGCCCTGCCCTCGCCCGATCCGCTCAGCACGTTGAAGATGCGCAAGGCCGCGACCCTGCCGGGGTTCGCGCCCGACGCCACGCAGACCGGCGGCATCGCCCCCGGCCAGCTCGACCGCATGACCCAGATGGCGCTGGTCGCCGCCCGCGAGGCGATCGCCCAGGCCGGCCTGCCGCACGGCGATGCCGCGCTCGGCGCGCGCTGCGCGGTGGTGGTCGGCACCGGCGTCGGCGCCGAACTCAGCCGCGACGAACAATCGCGCCGGCTGTACCGCGACCAGGCCGAACGCCTGCATCCGCTGACCATCGTGCGCAGCATGGCCAACGCCCCGGCCAGCCAGATCAGCATCGCCTTCGGTCTGCGCGGCCCGGCCTTCGCCGTGTCCAGCGCCTGCGCCTCGGCCAACCACGCCTTCGCCCAGGCTGCGCTGATGGTCCGCCATGGCCTGGCCGACGTGGCCATCGCCGGCGGCAGCGAAGCCTGCCTGAGCCTGCCGCTGATCCGTGCCTGGGAAGCGATGCGGGTGGTCAGCGACGACACCTGCCGGCCGTTCTGCGCGCAGCGCAGCGGCCTGGTGCTGGGCGAAGGCGCCGGGATGTTCGTGCTGGAAAGCGCCGAGCACGCCGCCGCCCGCGGCGCGCTGCCGCTGGCGGAACTGGCAGGATTCGGCATGAGTTCCGATGCCGGCGACATCGTCGCGCCCAGCATCGACGGCGCCGCCACGGCGATGCGCCTGGCGCTGAAGGACGCCGGCCTGGCGCCGCAACAGATCGACTACATCAACGCCCACGGCACCGGCACGCAGGCCAATGATCGCTGCGAAACCCAGGCGCTGCGGCAGGTGTTCGGGACGCACGCCGAGGCGTTGGCGGTCAGCTCGACCAAGGCGGTGCACGGCCATGCGCTCGGCGCGGCCGGCGCGCTGGAACTGGTGGCGGCGATCGGCGCACTGCGCGAGCAGGTGGTGCCGCCCACGGCCAACTTCCTCGATGCCGATCCCGAATGCGACCTGGACTACGTGCCCAACCAGGCGCGCGCCCGCCAGGTGCAGGCGGTGCTGAGCAATTCCTTCGCCTTCGGCGGATTGAATGCGGTGATCGCGCTGCGCGCGGCGGGCTGA
- a CDS encoding arginase family protein, producing the protein MRTPVLLDLDDSLGAVPDAVRLPLRDWCDGLRFACSMARLRRFGAALEQALPARYGTVLLGSGDFHHLSLPLIVRLAQRAQAPLRVVVFDNHPDNMRFPFGVHCGSWVRRIAALPQVAQVEVAGITSGDVGPGHAWENHLLPLYRGKLRYWCSGVDVGWARRLGLGRAVRGFDSVSALSDAFVEHLRRTPMPTYLSLDKDVLDPQDVRTNWDQGQLRVPQLLQAIDALRGQVCGSDITGEVSLAHYPQWWKRKLAALDAQPELSPADLSAWQAQQHALNLRLLAALDAASVG; encoded by the coding sequence ATGCGCACTCCGGTTTTGCTCGATCTCGATGATTCGCTGGGCGCCGTACCCGATGCCGTGCGCCTGCCGCTGCGCGACTGGTGCGACGGCCTGCGCTTCGCCTGCTCGATGGCGCGGCTGCGCCGCTTCGGCGCGGCGCTGGAGCAGGCGCTGCCGGCGCGGTACGGCACCGTGCTGCTGGGCAGCGGCGATTTCCATCACCTGAGCCTGCCGTTGATCGTGCGCCTGGCGCAGCGCGCGCAGGCGCCGTTGCGGGTGGTGGTGTTCGACAACCATCCGGACAACATGCGCTTCCCGTTCGGCGTGCACTGCGGCTCGTGGGTGCGCCGCATCGCCGCGCTGCCGCAGGTGGCGCAGGTCGAGGTGGCCGGCATCACCTCCGGCGACGTCGGCCCCGGCCATGCCTGGGAAAACCATCTGCTGCCGCTGTACCGCGGCAAGTTGCGCTACTGGTGCAGCGGCGTGGACGTGGGCTGGGCGCGGCGGTTGGGCCTGGGCCGGGCGGTGCGCGGCTTCGACAGCGTAAGCGCGCTGAGCGATGCGTTCGTCGAGCACCTGCGGCGCACGCCGATGCCGACCTATCTGTCGCTGGACAAGGACGTGCTGGATCCGCAGGACGTGCGCACCAACTGGGACCAGGGCCAGCTGCGCGTGCCGCAGTTGCTGCAGGCGATCGACGCGCTGCGCGGGCAGGTGTGCGGCAGCGACATCACCGGCGAAGTCTCGCTGGCCCATTACCCGCAATGGTGGAAGCGCAAGCTGGCGGCGCTGGATGCGCAGCCCGAACTGTCGCCGGCGGACCTGTCGGCGTGGCAGGCGCAGCAGCATGCGTTGAACCTGCGGCTGCTGGCGGCGCTGGATGCGGCCAGCGTCGGTTAG
- a CDS encoding MDR family oxidoreductase, which yields MFNAILIDKDDAGYRAALQPLDDAALPPGTVTVEVAYSTLNYKDALAITGQGGGVVRRFPMVPGIDVAGTVLHSEDPAYRVGDAVLLNGWGVGEKHWGGLAQRARVDGDWLIPLPQALSARQAMAIGTAGYTAMLCLLALERHGLRPEHGEVLVTGANGGVGSFAISLLARRGYRVIASTGRPQEADYLKALGAHEIVDRATLSQPGKPLQAERWAAAIDSVGSHTLANVCAGTRADGAVAACGLAQGMELPATVAPFILRGVSLLGINSVTRLRHERVEAWSRLAKELDLSQLDAITRDIGLGEAIGAARDLLDGKVRGRLVVDVNR from the coding sequence ATGTTCAACGCCATCCTCATCGACAAGGACGATGCCGGCTATCGCGCCGCGCTGCAGCCGCTGGACGACGCGGCCCTGCCGCCGGGGACGGTCACCGTCGAGGTCGCGTACAGCACGCTCAACTACAAGGACGCCCTGGCCATCACCGGTCAAGGGGGCGGCGTGGTGCGCCGCTTCCCGATGGTGCCAGGCATCGACGTAGCCGGTACCGTGCTGCACAGCGAAGATCCGGCCTATCGCGTCGGCGATGCGGTGCTGTTGAACGGCTGGGGCGTGGGCGAAAAACACTGGGGCGGCCTGGCCCAGCGCGCACGCGTGGACGGCGATTGGTTGATCCCCCTGCCGCAGGCGCTGAGCGCCCGCCAGGCGATGGCGATCGGAACGGCAGGCTACACGGCCATGCTGTGCCTGCTCGCATTGGAGCGCCACGGCCTGCGTCCAGAGCATGGCGAGGTACTGGTCACCGGCGCCAACGGCGGCGTCGGCAGCTTCGCCATTTCCCTGCTGGCGCGCCGCGGCTACCGCGTGATCGCCTCCACCGGCCGTCCGCAGGAAGCAGACTATCTGAAGGCGCTTGGCGCGCACGAGATCGTCGATCGCGCGACGCTGTCGCAACCAGGCAAGCCGCTGCAGGCCGAGCGCTGGGCCGCAGCGATAGATTCGGTCGGAAGCCACACCCTGGCCAACGTATGCGCCGGTACGCGCGCCGATGGGGCAGTGGCGGCATGCGGTCTGGCGCAGGGCATGGAGCTTCCCGCCACCGTCGCGCCGTTCATCCTGCGCGGGGTCAGCCTGCTCGGGATCAACAGCGTCACCCGTCTTAGGCATGAGCGCGTCGAGGCGTGGTCGCGGCTGGCGAAGGAGTTGGACCTGTCACAGCTCGACGCCATCACCCGCGACATCGGCCTGGGTGAGGCCATCGGCGCCGCGCGCGATCTGCTCGACGGCAAGGTGCGCGGACGCTTGGTGGTGGACGTCAATCGCTGA
- a CDS encoding GNAT family N-acetyltransferase, whose product MPFVNQLEPQALQRQFLQHPPAGFLIQPLEHGVPAFEADFDLLTTAEPALRAKVARLPLQRLWQRLLRPRTSFVGSTVSEYAWLPRAADPAQLPRQWRTQLGRRRALMIVKDVPQRSPLLDDADNAWAQAFLDACERNGYVLLRGQALAWVPIDFASTDDYLARLSRGRRRNIRRKLRSRADLQIEVLPTGPAFADPALRAHCYALYQEVYAQSEIHFDLLTAPFFDALLTDADSGGQVFVYRHQGRIIGWNLCYVHEGRLLDKYIGLHYPDARDHNLYALSWIENLDYACRHGLTAYVAGWTDPEVKAQLGASFTYTWHAVYLRNPLLRAVLRRLRPLFESDDVGPVADAAEED is encoded by the coding sequence ATGCCTTTCGTCAACCAACTCGAGCCGCAGGCCTTGCAGCGGCAGTTCCTGCAGCACCCGCCAGCCGGTTTCCTGATCCAGCCCCTGGAGCACGGGGTGCCGGCCTTCGAGGCCGATTTCGACCTGCTCACCACCGCCGAACCCGCGCTGCGCGCGAAGGTGGCGCGGCTGCCGCTGCAGCGGCTGTGGCAGCGCCTGCTGCGGCCGCGTACCAGCTTCGTCGGCAGCACCGTCAGCGAATACGCCTGGCTGCCGCGCGCGGCCGATCCGGCGCAATTGCCGCGGCAGTGGCGTACGCAACTGGGCCGGCGCCGCGCGCTGATGATCGTCAAGGACGTGCCGCAGCGTTCGCCGTTGCTCGACGACGCCGACAACGCCTGGGCGCAGGCCTTCCTGGACGCCTGCGAGCGCAACGGCTACGTGCTGCTGCGCGGGCAGGCGCTGGCCTGGGTGCCGATCGACTTCGCTTCCACCGACGACTACCTGGCGCGGCTCTCGCGCGGGCGCCGGCGCAACATCCGCCGCAAGCTGCGCTCGCGCGCCGACCTGCAGATCGAGGTGCTGCCGACCGGCCCGGCCTTTGCCGATCCGGCGCTGCGCGCGCACTGCTATGCGCTGTACCAGGAGGTGTATGCGCAGAGCGAGATCCATTTCGACCTGCTCACCGCGCCGTTCTTCGATGCGCTGCTGACCGACGCCGACTCGGGCGGGCAGGTGTTCGTGTACCGGCACCAGGGCCGCATCATCGGCTGGAACCTGTGCTACGTGCACGAAGGCCGGCTGCTGGACAAGTACATCGGCCTGCATTACCCGGACGCGCGCGACCACAACCTGTACGCGCTGAGCTGGATCGAGAACCTCGACTACGCCTGCCGCCACGGCCTGACTGCCTATGTCGCCGGCTGGACCGATCCGGAAGTGAAGGCCCAGCTCGGCGCCAGCTTCACCTACACCTGGCATGCGGTGTACCTGCGCAATCCGCTGCTGCGCGCGGTGCTGCGCCGATTGCGGCCGCTGTTCGAATCCGACGACGTCGGGCCGGTCGCCGATGCCGCCGAGGAGGACTGA